In Vigna radiata var. radiata cultivar VC1973A chromosome 3, Vradiata_ver6, whole genome shotgun sequence, the following proteins share a genomic window:
- the LOC106757139 gene encoding probable E3 ubiquitin-protein ligase BAH1-like encodes MKFGCAFREYLQEEREWFLGEKCAHVEYSRLKKVLKTCKKDTSSDKDLLCQCQSCPLCDQQFFSELMKEASDVVGYFSSRVQHLLHLHISTGIHRYVLRLRQCFKSDRQTLTQEGRILIEYIAMNAIAMRKILKKYDKVHSSVNGENFKSRMHAQHIELLHSPWIIELGAFYLNSTGLDSCELDGVYGHFSCDLNINKDVMTLVLPDSIKLEYALTCAICLDLVFNPYALSCGHIFCKSCACSAASVMIFQGLKAASPESKCPICREVGVYSKAVRMVELDLLTKRRCKDYWRERLASERVESLKQSKEYWNLQSTYAIGLR; translated from the exons ATGAAATTCGGGTGTGCATTCAGAGAGTACCTGCAGGAGGAGCGGGAGTGGTTCTTGGGCGAGAAATGTGCTCACGTTGAATACAGCAGGTTGAAGAAAGTGTTGAAGACTTGCAAGAAAGACACCTCTTCAGACAAGGACCTGTTGTGTCAGTGTCAGTCTTGCCCAT TATGTGACCAACAGTTCTTCTCTGAGTTGATGAAGGAAGCATCAGATGTGGTGGGGTACTTTAGTTCAAGAGTTCAGcatctccttcatcttcacatTTCTACAGGAATACACAGATATGTATTGCGTTTGCGCCAGTGCTTTAAAAGTGATAGGCAAACCCTTACTCAAGAAGGGAGGATTCTAATTGAGTACATTGCGATGAATGCTATTGCAATGAGGAAAATACTTAAGAAATATGATAAA GTACACAGCTCTGTTAATGGGGAGAACTTCAAATCTAGGATGCACGCTCAACACATTGAACTTTTGCATTCTCCTTGGATAATTGAATTGGGTGCTTTTTATCTGAATTCTACTGGACTTGATAGTTGTGAGCTTGATGGAGTCTATGGTCACTTTTCTTGTGATCTAAACATAAATAAAGATGTAATGACATTGGTTCTTCCCGATTCTATTAAGCTCGAGTATGCTCTAACTTGTGCAATTTGTCTG GATCTTGTTTTCAACCCTTATGCTTTGAGTTGTGGTCATATCTTCTGTAAGTCATGTGCTTGCTCAGCTGCCTCTGTGATGATTTTTCAAGGCCTTAAAGCTGCCAGTCCAGAGTCGAAGTGTCCTATATGCAGAGAG GTTGGTGTTTATTCTAAGGCTGTGCGTATGGTAGAACTTGATCTACTTACGAAAAGAAG GTGCAAAGATTACTGGAGAGAGAGGCTAGCTAGTGAACGAGTTGAGTCATTGAAGCAATCCAAGGAATATTGGAATTTACAGTCCACATATGCAATTGGATTGCGCTAG